The following proteins are co-located in the Flectobacillus major DSM 103 genome:
- a CDS encoding NupC/NupG family nucleoside CNT transporter — MERFTGLIGIVLILGIAYLMSNNRKAINYRTVGVGLGLQASLAVFILKTTLGQHIFTWLGEKIKRLLEMADKGAEFVFSPLVKQELLGKVFGPENGFIFFFKVVPTIIFVAVLVNILYHIGLMQRIVAVMAKGMKWLMGVSGAEAVSNVASTFVGQVEAQIMIKPYLKGMTNSELLASMTGSFACIAGGVMATYIALGVPAQYLLAASIMAAPGALVISKIVMPETEESETQGVVKLKVEKAHVNLVDAIAGGASDGLKVGMNVVAMLIGFIALIALLDLILGKVGLVVGLPELSFNFILGKLFAVFAWAMGVPTKDIEAAGALMGTKMVVNEFVAYLDLMKMQHTLNPKTIAITSFALCGFANFSSVAIQIGGIGELAPSRRSDLAKLGFKALICGTLASYLSATLAGLLL; from the coding sequence ATGGAACGCTTCACAGGACTTATCGGAATTGTATTGATATTGGGCATTGCCTATTTGATGTCAAACAACCGAAAAGCTATCAATTATCGTACAGTTGGAGTAGGCTTGGGCTTACAGGCTTCGCTTGCTGTATTTATTCTCAAAACAACACTCGGACAACATATATTCACTTGGCTAGGCGAGAAAATCAAGCGATTGCTTGAGATGGCCGACAAAGGTGCTGAATTTGTATTTAGCCCACTTGTAAAACAAGAATTATTAGGTAAAGTTTTTGGGCCCGAAAATGGTTTTATCTTCTTTTTCAAAGTTGTTCCTACCATTATTTTTGTGGCGGTGCTTGTCAATATCTTGTATCATATTGGCCTTATGCAGCGTATTGTTGCGGTAATGGCCAAAGGTATGAAATGGCTTATGGGCGTAAGTGGTGCCGAGGCGGTTTCAAACGTGGCAAGTACTTTTGTAGGTCAGGTAGAGGCTCAAATCATGATCAAGCCTTATCTGAAAGGAATGACTAACTCCGAATTGTTGGCTTCTATGACTGGTAGCTTTGCCTGTATTGCAGGTGGCGTAATGGCTACTTATATTGCCTTGGGTGTACCAGCTCAGTATTTGTTGGCGGCCAGTATTATGGCGGCTCCGGGGGCTTTGGTTATTTCAAAAATTGTAATGCCCGAAACAGAAGAATCTGAAACACAAGGTGTTGTAAAACTAAAAGTTGAAAAAGCTCACGTAAATCTTGTAGATGCTATTGCTGGCGGTGCAAGCGACGGCCTCAAAGTCGGTATGAACGTTGTGGCTATGTTAATTGGTTTTATTGCATTAATTGCCTTGTTGGATTTGATTTTAGGAAAAGTAGGTTTGGTAGTAGGCCTTCCAGAATTGAGCTTCAATTTTATTTTAGGAAAACTATTTGCTGTTTTTGCTTGGGCAATGGGCGTACCTACCAAAGACATCGAGGCTGCTGGGGCATTGATGGGTACCAAAATGGTTGTAAACGAGTTTGTAGCCTATTTGGATTTGATGAAAATGCAACATACCCTCAACCCCAAAACTATTGCTATTACTAGCTTTGCACTCTGTGGTTTTGCCAATTTTAGTTCGGTAGCTATTCAGATTGGTGGTATTGGCGAATTAGCCCCAAGCCGTCGTTCTGACTTGGCCAAATTAGGTTTCAAGGCCTTGATTTGTGGTACATTAGCCAGTTATTTGTCGGCAACTTTAGCAGGTTTACTGTTATAG
- a CDS encoding SusC/RagA family TonB-linked outer membrane protein has protein sequence MRKFLLFILGIALFSFSTYAQKQVVTGKVVSAEDNVPMPGVTVLVKGSSTGTNTTAEGIFKISCLPTDVLVFTFVGMTPIEEGVAGRSVINLKMTNDIKVLNEVVVTAFGIEREKKALGFSQQELKGSAVAEARSSNVANALSGKIAGFRVNTSSGPGAASTIQIRGSSSVSGNNQPLVVIDGVPIQQSFDKQYGSGLSEVSPDNIKDISVLKGPNAAALYGSRAANGVILITTKNGSGTKGIGVEINSNFIAERPFISPNFQNIYGGGNGYRTWYNDGWSGSISDPLEIAQYRAAYGPNAPLSGTEGTDESWGAPMDGRLVRQWWTGKEVAPLTPQPNNFNEFWQTGTTFTNNVAVSGGNDKGNFRLSVGRLDQKGIMFFNDFYRNNFKFNSGYNFTPKLNVSVSAEYVKSGSDNRSYTGGQEFIWSHRHISWAQLRDWRSYTGTHIQRAVAGRLPDNDPPNWQHTFFTNPYYLQEMLPASNEKDRLVGNVALTYKILPSLSVMLRTGTDLWTDTRITIVNFERVRNGNRTPGRFSEDVLRRQETNTDVILTYKGNVTKDLSFNAQAGAINRTNYYKRNYLYVGELVIDGLYNAGNAVPSQNTIQSAIQKQEVQSAFGAVNLGYKNAVFLDLTARNDWSSTLPSTNRSYFYPSASLSTVFTDLIDGLRSDILSFAKARVSWAQVGNDADPYQLTQTFRAGTSWNGSIPEFYENTTISNATLKPEITTGIEAGLDLRFLKGKLGLDVTYYDQSTKNQILGVEISKSTGYNTRILNAGQITNKGIEITLSGTPLKLANGFSWDVSFNFARNRNKVVELAEGLTTYVLNERRGLTSEARVGQPYGTLYGYGFERTVDGQLILQNGLPVLSTQQKILGNIQPDWTGGFSNTFSYKGISLSTLIDVRMGGDIYDEGTANARWTGQYAETAIGREEGVIGQGVKLISTNADGTPVYAPNDIIVSANQYYGYNNPRRYHEAAIFDASYVKLREVTLGYTLPKALVSKFGFQYAKVSAVGRNVLMLFKNHPHQDPEIDANGGNRQGFGYGELPSTRSIGFNLSLGF, from the coding sequence ATGAGGAAATTTCTATTGTTTATCTTGGGGATAGCCCTATTTTCCTTTTCTACTTATGCCCAAAAGCAAGTAGTTACAGGTAAAGTGGTATCGGCAGAAGATAATGTACCTATGCCAGGTGTTACGGTCTTGGTAAAAGGTTCATCAACAGGTACAAACACCACTGCCGAAGGTATTTTCAAAATATCTTGTTTACCAACCGACGTACTGGTATTTACCTTTGTAGGTATGACTCCAATAGAAGAAGGAGTAGCTGGTCGTTCTGTTATAAACCTTAAAATGACCAACGATATTAAGGTATTGAATGAAGTAGTGGTAACAGCCTTTGGTATCGAGCGTGAAAAGAAAGCTTTGGGCTTTTCACAACAAGAACTAAAAGGAAGTGCTGTTGCTGAGGCTCGTTCGTCGAATGTTGCCAATGCTTTGTCGGGTAAAATTGCGGGTTTCAGAGTCAATACAAGTTCGGGGCCAGGTGCTGCCTCAACCATCCAAATTCGGGGTTCATCATCAGTTTCTGGCAATAACCAACCTTTGGTTGTAATTGATGGAGTACCTATTCAACAATCTTTTGACAAACAATACGGCTCAGGACTTTCTGAAGTGAGTCCTGATAATATCAAAGATATTTCGGTATTGAAAGGCCCCAATGCTGCGGCTCTTTATGGCTCACGTGCTGCCAATGGTGTAATTTTGATTACTACCAAAAACGGCTCAGGTACTAAAGGCATCGGTGTCGAAATCAACTCTAACTTTATTGCTGAGCGTCCGTTTATTTCACCCAATTTCCAAAATATTTATGGTGGTGGCAATGGTTATCGTACTTGGTACAACGACGGCTGGTCTGGCTCAATTTCCGACCCTCTCGAAATTGCCCAATACCGTGCTGCTTATGGCCCCAATGCCCCATTGAGTGGTACAGAAGGTACTGACGAAAGCTGGGGTGCTCCTATGGATGGCCGTTTGGTTCGCCAATGGTGGACAGGCAAAGAGGTAGCTCCATTGACACCTCAACCCAACAATTTTAATGAATTTTGGCAAACAGGTACTACTTTTACCAACAACGTAGCTGTTTCGGGTGGAAACGACAAAGGAAACTTCCGCTTGTCGGTTGGTCGTCTCGACCAAAAAGGAATCATGTTTTTTAATGATTTTTACAGAAACAACTTCAAATTCAACTCTGGCTACAACTTCACGCCAAAACTTAATGTGTCTGTTTCGGCCGAATATGTTAAGTCAGGTTCTGATAACCGTAGTTATACTGGTGGTCAGGAGTTTATATGGTCGCATCGCCATATTTCTTGGGCTCAGTTGCGTGACTGGCGTTCGTACACAGGCACACATATTCAGCGTGCTGTAGCAGGTAGATTGCCAGACAATGACCCACCAAACTGGCAACATACGTTTTTTACCAACCCTTATTATTTGCAAGAAATGTTGCCTGCTTCTAACGAGAAGGATCGTTTGGTTGGTAATGTTGCTTTGACTTATAAAATTCTACCTTCGTTGAGTGTTATGTTGCGAACAGGTACTGACCTTTGGACAGATACTCGCATTACAATTGTGAACTTCGAGCGTGTGCGAAATGGTAACCGTACCCCTGGGCGTTTCTCGGAAGATGTTCTGCGTCGTCAAGAAACAAACACCGATGTGATACTAACGTATAAAGGAAACGTTACAAAAGACCTTTCATTTAATGCACAAGCTGGAGCTATTAATAGAACCAACTATTATAAAAGAAATTACTTGTATGTGGGCGAGCTAGTAATTGATGGCTTGTACAATGCAGGAAACGCCGTACCAAGCCAAAATACTATTCAGTCGGCTATTCAGAAACAAGAAGTACAAAGTGCATTTGGAGCAGTAAATTTGGGTTACAAAAATGCAGTATTCTTAGACTTGACCGCTCGTAACGACTGGTCTTCTACATTGCCATCAACCAACCGCTCTTACTTTTATCCATCGGCATCATTGAGTACGGTGTTTACCGACCTGATTGATGGACTCAGAAGCGATATTTTATCTTTTGCCAAAGCCAGAGTAAGCTGGGCACAAGTTGGTAATGATGCCGACCCATACCAGTTAACCCAAACTTTCCGTGCTGGAACATCATGGAACGGCTCTATTCCTGAATTTTACGAAAATACCACCATTTCAAATGCTACCTTGAAGCCTGAAATTACAACAGGTATTGAAGCTGGTTTGGACTTGAGATTTTTGAAAGGCAAGTTGGGCTTGGATGTTACCTATTATGACCAAAGTACTAAAAATCAGATTTTAGGGGTAGAAATCTCAAAATCGACAGGTTATAATACACGTATTTTGAATGCTGGGCAAATCACCAATAAAGGTATTGAAATTACTTTATCGGGAACACCTTTGAAATTAGCCAATGGCTTTAGCTGGGACGTAAGCTTCAATTTTGCTCGTAACCGCAACAAAGTGGTTGAACTGGCCGAAGGACTTACCACTTATGTATTGAACGAACGCCGAGGCCTAACATCTGAAGCTCGTGTAGGGCAGCCTTATGGTACACTTTATGGTTATGGTTTTGAACGTACTGTCGATGGCCAATTGATTCTACAAAATGGTTTACCGGTGTTGTCAACTCAACAAAAAATCTTGGGTAATATCCAGCCAGATTGGACAGGAGGATTTTCTAATACCTTTAGCTATAAAGGCATATCATTATCTACTTTGATTGATGTACGCATGGGTGGCGATATTTATGACGAAGGTACAGCCAATGCTCGTTGGACAGGCCAATACGCCGAAACAGCTATAGGCCGTGAAGAAGGTGTAATTGGACAAGGCGTAAAATTAATAAGCACCAATGCCGACGGTACTCCAGTATATGCTCCAAACGACATCATTGTAAGTGCCAACCAATATTATGGCTACAACAACCCTCGTCGTTATCATGAAGCAGCCATTTTTGATGCTAGTTATGTAAAACTTCGTGAAGTTACCTTAGGTTATACATTGCCTAAAGCTTTGGTAAGTAAGTTTGGGTTTCAATATGCCAAAGTTTCGGCGGTAGGACGTAACGTTTTGATGTTATTCAAAAATCATCCTCATCAAGACCCAGAAATTGATGCTAATGGCGGTAACCGTCAAGGTTTTGGTTATGGCGAGCTTCCATCGACTCGTAGTATTGGTTTTAACTTATCGTTAGGTTTCTAA
- a CDS encoding Hint domain-containing protein — protein sequence MKKIVLIIGLVCSTIFANAQEAEKVGIKNTEYEVLKKVSIKNLDKDTYIKEGAFVLDNSNPPYVFKFSDGKERRIYLYKVLEAAGMKELGSLMVFTTPKDGKKINLIVPNPLAEKEVWGKYIDDLKDGEKAIMGFSSCVAFVLAKEFTGGASGSGHGDEDKYEYCFPASANVTMADGSAKAIDQVQVGDQVMAYNAKTKMAEKTIVDKVQVHENKQFPLVKALLVSATDDAYASTNNDFQLVELEATANHPVMTTAGTTKMGNLKVGEQVLMYNTDNKSFTNYKVFATKADFRKVEKVYNLLTTKDNYLINSIVVLEK from the coding sequence ATGAAGAAAATAGTACTAATTATAGGTTTGGTTTGTTCGACAATTTTTGCGAATGCACAGGAAGCTGAAAAAGTAGGTATCAAAAACACAGAATATGAAGTACTTAAAAAAGTATCAATTAAAAACCTTGACAAGGATACATATATTAAAGAGGGAGCTTTTGTATTGGATAATAGCAATCCTCCATACGTCTTCAAATTCTCAGATGGAAAAGAACGTCGTATATATTTGTACAAGGTCTTAGAAGCCGCAGGTATGAAGGAACTTGGCTCATTGATGGTTTTTACTACGCCCAAAGACGGTAAAAAAATCAATTTGATAGTACCAAACCCACTAGCTGAAAAAGAGGTATGGGGAAAATATATCGACGACCTCAAAGATGGTGAAAAAGCAATTATGGGTTTTTCTTCATGTGTAGCTTTCGTGTTGGCCAAAGAATTTACGGGTGGGGCTAGCGGAAGTGGACATGGCGATGAAGACAAATACGAATATTGTTTTCCTGCTTCGGCCAATGTGACCATGGCCGATGGCTCGGCAAAGGCTATCGACCAAGTACAAGTCGGCGACCAAGTAATGGCCTATAATGCCAAAACGAAGATGGCCGAAAAAACAATCGTCGATAAAGTACAAGTTCATGAAAACAAACAGTTTCCATTGGTAAAAGCTTTGTTGGTAAGTGCTACCGACGATGCTTACGCATCTACCAACAACGATTTCCAGTTGGTCGAATTAGAAGCTACTGCCAATCACCCTGTTATGACAACTGCCGGTACAACTAAAATGGGTAACCTAAAGGTTGGTGAGCAAGTATTGATGTACAACACTGATAATAAATCATTTACAAATTATAAGGTATTTGCAACAAAAGCAGATTTTCGCAAAGTAGAGAAGGTATATAACCTACTCACAACAAAAGATAATTACCTCATCAACTCGATTGTGGTATTAGAAAAATAA
- a CDS encoding SusD/RagB family nutrient-binding outer membrane lipoprotein translates to MKKYSKIFVFLSVFATGTLSCTSEFDKMNIDPNNPSTITPQFLLPYGIETSVDRYWGHRTRFERINLDGASLWIQHLTRNIYSNEGDNYGISQALPLNNWKGFFNDAQSNFSRIIALSGEGSASPNANYEGVAMVMRAWSYSLLTDMWGAIPYTEALKGTAESPIYTPKYDSMETVYAGLLADLKLANEKLSVSGARISGDILYNGDILKWKKFANSLRLRLANRQAAKKPAESKAIMAEILGDATKYPIFTSNDDNASLKCTTILPSNNEWNQVIVQDGRTDWNLSKTLVDKLNGVEDARVKVYGNPNKAGKYEGHANGLPDAIATTYLESSSTIGSYFTAAAAPEVIMTYAELQFILAEAAIDGDIAGDPKAYFEAGVKASYAQFGITGADALVAKLGAVSREKILEQKWVSLFGQGIEAWTEYRRTGYPVMPAADPRALFENGGIIPTRLPYPGSEYSLNAVNVAAGEKLNGGPNDMKTKLWWAEK, encoded by the coding sequence ATGAAAAAATATTCAAAAATATTTGTATTTCTTTCGGTATTTGCAACGGGTACGCTGTCGTGTACAAGCGAATTCGACAAGATGAACATCGACCCCAATAACCCTTCTACTATTACGCCACAGTTTCTTTTACCTTATGGTATCGAAACATCCGTAGACCGCTACTGGGGGCACCGTACTCGTTTTGAACGTATCAATTTGGATGGTGCATCTTTGTGGATACAACATTTAACCCGCAATATCTATTCCAACGAAGGCGACAACTACGGTATTTCACAGGCTTTGCCACTCAACAACTGGAAAGGGTTTTTCAACGATGCCCAATCCAATTTCAGCCGTATTATTGCATTGTCGGGCGAGGGGAGTGCCTCGCCAAATGCCAACTACGAAGGTGTTGCAATGGTTATGCGTGCTTGGAGTTATTCGTTATTGACCGATATGTGGGGGGCTATTCCTTATACCGAGGCCCTAAAAGGTACAGCCGAATCGCCTATTTATACCCCCAAGTACGATTCTATGGAAACTGTTTATGCGGGGCTATTGGCCGATTTGAAATTAGCTAACGAGAAATTGAGTGTTTCAGGGGCAAGAATTTCAGGTGATATTTTGTACAATGGCGATATTTTGAAATGGAAAAAATTTGCTAACTCTTTGCGTTTGCGTTTAGCCAACCGCCAAGCCGCCAAAAAGCCAGCCGAATCAAAAGCTATTATGGCCGAAATTCTGGGTGATGCTACCAAGTATCCTATTTTTACTAGCAACGACGACAACGCTTCGCTGAAATGTACAACCATTTTGCCAAGTAACAACGAATGGAATCAGGTGATTGTGCAAGATGGTCGTACCGACTGGAACTTGAGCAAAACATTGGTTGATAAACTGAACGGAGTAGAAGACGCTCGCGTGAAAGTGTATGGTAACCCTAACAAAGCTGGAAAATACGAAGGTCATGCCAACGGCTTGCCTGATGCCATTGCAACAACTTACCTAGAGTCGAGCTCAACCATTGGGAGTTATTTTACAGCTGCTGCTGCACCAGAAGTAATTATGACCTACGCCGAATTACAATTTATTTTGGCCGAGGCGGCTATTGATGGCGATATTGCAGGCGACCCCAAAGCTTATTTTGAAGCGGGTGTGAAGGCTTCTTATGCACAGTTTGGTATTACTGGAGCTGATGCCCTTGTTGCTAAATTAGGAGCAGTATCGCGTGAGAAAATTTTAGAACAAAAATGGGTTTCCTTGTTTGGACAAGGTATCGAAGCTTGGACAGAGTACCGCCGTACGGGGTATCCAGTGATGCCTGCTGCCGACCCTCGTGCTTTGTTTGAAAATGGTGGAATTATACCTACTCGCTTGCCTTATCCTGGGTCGGAGTATTCGTTGAATGCCGTAAATGTAGCCGCTGGCGAAAAACTCAATGGTGGCCCCAACGATATGAAAACTAAATTGTGGTGGGCTGAAAAATAG
- a CDS encoding pyridoxal phosphate-dependent aminotransferase, with amino-acid sequence MSFNINRRDWLKKSVLATAGLSAATAFIQRAEASPAIRRELQMSLSPDFQLEKAFVGINPPAVMKARLGANENPWGPSEKVKQALISAISESNRYGRQGRADLIKLIAEKEGVPENYILLGAGSSELLTASMVAYGMKGKIICGDPCYISGNEEKIPLEKVPLTKEYQYDLDAIAGRLNGSQSLVYITNPNNPTGAILPADTLTAFINKVSDKVPVLVDEAYIDYAKNPKTDCMVASINAGKNVLILRTMSKLYAFAGLRVGYAIAKPEILKAIAPYCSGGFDISVPSFAAAIAAIKDTDFQKLTLANTAASKQYTYDFLTKAGYPYIPSSANFLLFPVKMKGSDLMSKLMAEGVMVRKWEFDRQHWCRVSIGTMDEMKIFAEAFSKIAS; translated from the coding sequence ATGTCATTCAATATCAATCGCCGTGATTGGCTCAAAAAAAGTGTATTGGCTACAGCAGGTTTAAGTGCCGCAACAGCTTTCATTCAGCGTGCAGAGGCTAGCCCAGCAATAAGAAGAGAATTGCAGATGAGTCTATCACCTGATTTTCAACTCGAAAAAGCTTTTGTGGGTATCAATCCTCCTGCGGTAATGAAGGCTCGTTTAGGAGCTAACGAAAACCCTTGGGGGCCTTCTGAAAAAGTAAAACAGGCTTTGATCAGTGCCATTTCCGAGTCGAACCGTTATGGTCGTCAAGGTCGTGCCGACTTAATTAAATTAATTGCAGAAAAAGAGGGTGTTCCCGAAAACTATATTTTATTAGGTGCTGGTTCTTCTGAATTGCTTACGGCTTCGATGGTGGCGTATGGTATGAAAGGAAAAATCATTTGTGGCGACCCATGTTATATATCGGGCAACGAAGAAAAAATTCCTTTGGAAAAAGTGCCTTTAACCAAAGAATATCAATACGATTTGGATGCTATTGCTGGTCGTTTGAATGGCTCTCAGAGCTTGGTTTATATTACCAACCCCAACAACCCAACAGGAGCAATTTTACCAGCCGATACCCTAACGGCATTTATCAACAAAGTGTCTGACAAAGTCCCTGTTTTGGTGGATGAAGCGTATATCGATTATGCCAAAAACCCTAAAACAGACTGTATGGTAGCATCTATCAATGCAGGTAAAAATGTGTTGATTTTGCGTACAATGTCTAAACTATATGCTTTTGCAGGCTTGAGAGTAGGGTATGCTATTGCTAAACCCGAAATCCTAAAAGCTATTGCACCGTACTGCTCAGGTGGGTTTGATATTTCTGTGCCATCTTTTGCGGCTGCAATAGCGGCTATCAAAGATACCGACTTCCAAAAATTAACACTTGCCAATACGGCTGCTTCTAAGCAATATACGTACGACTTCCTTACCAAAGCAGGTTATCCTTATATTCCTTCATCGGCCAACTTCTTATTATTTCCTGTAAAAATGAAAGGCTCAGACCTTATGTCGAAGCTAATGGCCGAGGGCGTAATGGTAAGAAAATGGGAATTTGACCGCCAGCACTGGTGCCGTGTATCAATTGGTACAATGGACGAAATGAAAATATTTGCAGAAGCATTCTCTAAAATTGCATCTTAG
- a CDS encoding YfiT family bacillithiol transferase, producing MMQESNIELLKYPIGVFEKPQEVTEAILATWVKDIIDLPQQLRQAVANLTEEQLEIPYRPDGWTVRQTVHHVADSHINAYIRFKLALTESTPTIKPYEEGLWAELPDGKNAPIEWSLELLEMLHKRWGMLLENLSEREYAKKFYHPATRHENSLKIITGMYSWHGRHHVAHINTLRKRMDW from the coding sequence ATGATGCAAGAATCCAATATTGAACTCCTAAAATATCCTATTGGGGTATTTGAAAAACCACAGGAAGTCACAGAAGCCATCCTAGCAACTTGGGTGAAAGATATTATTGATTTACCTCAGCAACTTAGACAGGCTGTTGCCAACCTAACCGAAGAACAATTAGAAATACCCTACCGCCCCGACGGCTGGACAGTCAGACAAACGGTACATCATGTCGCAGATTCTCATATTAATGCCTATATTCGTTTTAAGCTAGCTCTCACCGAATCAACTCCAACTATCAAGCCTTATGAAGAAGGCTTGTGGGCCGAGCTACCCGACGGCAAAAATGCTCCTATTGAGTGGTCGTTAGAGCTACTAGAAATGCTACACAAGCGTTGGGGGATGCTATTAGAAAATTTATCGGAAAGAGAATATGCCAAAAAATTTTATCATCCAGCCACAAGGCATGAAAATTCTTTGAAAATTATCACAGGAATGTACTCGTGGCATGGAAGGCATCATGTAGCCCATATCAATACCCTTAGAAAAAGAATGGACTGGTAA
- a CDS encoding DUF4136 domain-containing protein, which translates to MKRIIVTALFAGLLSTSCTREIVSVKANKDFLEKHEDYRTFTVVQNTSSVATLPNASMIEDEIEKQMKLRGYIESTQNADVLIAYSVFDKNIKLPEVTKVYNGLLQSAESSELHRRKLRNGIIIINLIDQNTQKTFWTGYASEVFKGRKLEDKTLKNITRAIFNNYTVRAHQYVALRN; encoded by the coding sequence ATGAAGCGCATCATAGTTACGGCATTATTTGCTGGGCTTTTGAGCACATCGTGTACTCGGGAAATAGTTTCTGTTAAGGCGAATAAAGATTTTCTTGAAAAACATGAAGATTATCGAACATTTACAGTAGTTCAAAACACTTCTTCTGTGGCTACATTGCCCAATGCTTCAATGATTGAAGATGAAATAGAAAAGCAAATGAAGCTAAGAGGTTATATAGAATCTACCCAAAATGCAGATGTTTTGATAGCCTACTCAGTGTTCGATAAGAATATCAAACTACCAGAAGTTACAAAAGTGTACAATGGTTTGTTGCAATCAGCAGAAAGTTCAGAACTGCATCGTCGAAAGCTTAGAAATGGAATTATTATTATTAATTTAATTGACCAAAATACACAAAAAACCTTTTGGACAGGCTATGCCTCGGAGGTTTTTAAAGGCAGAAAATTAGAGGATAAAACCTTAAAAAATATTACCAGAGCAATTTTTAACAATTATACCGTAAGGGCTCATCAATATGTGGCTTTACGTAATTAG
- a CDS encoding flavin monoamine oxidase family protein gives MTRRDFIERTGSASYLSLLGLGLIPEAKAKPFDLQRNKADKKIIILGAGLAGLCSAYELTKLGYEVTVLEARSRPGGRVWTVRGGTTETEIGGVAQTAQFDKGLYYNGGAARIPHNHELSLHYCREFNIPLEIFMNMNEGAFYYSDGGTGPLANKRVKIREVHADVRGYTGELLTKAIDQKALDEDLTKEDLEKLAAYLKEECDLDMTKKYKGSERHGYVRQGGYGDKAPQLSAPHAFHDIIAAGLFHPAFSNVSEYTFNQQPVMLQPVGGMDAIPYAFAKRLEGKVQYEAVVQEIRKTQPGVKIVYKDKTGTVREIKADYCICTIPLPVLKNIPSDLSSDMRRAIDFTTYMNTGKIGLQFKRRFWEEDDKIFGGISRTNMDITQIFYPSYSFMGKKGVLKGYYNFHDRAVKMGNLSLAEREKAALEQGGKIHPQYPTEFETSFSLAWQKIPFSQGGWAEYSDVQRKKYYPALIKPDEEIYLAGEHTSYLTAWMAGAFESARAVVEQLHLRVNGS, from the coding sequence ATGACGAGACGAGATTTTATAGAAAGAACTGGGTCTGCTAGTTATTTATCATTATTAGGCTTGGGTTTGATTCCCGAAGCAAAAGCCAAGCCATTTGATTTGCAAAGAAACAAAGCCGATAAGAAAATTATCATCCTAGGAGCAGGTTTGGCGGGTTTGTGTTCAGCTTACGAACTTACCAAATTGGGTTACGAGGTTACTGTATTAGAAGCTCGTAGCCGTCCTGGAGGTAGAGTCTGGACAGTCAGAGGAGGAACTACCGAAACCGAAATAGGTGGTGTTGCTCAAACGGCTCAGTTCGACAAAGGCTTGTATTATAATGGAGGTGCGGCACGTATTCCGCACAATCATGAATTATCCTTGCATTACTGTCGCGAGTTTAATATTCCTTTAGAAATATTCATGAATATGAACGAAGGGGCATTTTATTATAGCGACGGAGGTACAGGGCCATTGGCCAATAAAAGGGTGAAGATTCGTGAGGTTCATGCCGATGTGCGTGGATACACTGGTGAACTTCTTACCAAAGCAATTGACCAAAAAGCCCTAGACGAGGATTTGACCAAAGAAGACCTTGAAAAGTTAGCGGCATATTTGAAAGAGGAGTGTGATTTGGACATGACCAAAAAATACAAAGGCTCTGAGCGTCATGGATATGTAAGGCAAGGTGGCTATGGCGATAAAGCGCCACAATTATCTGCCCCACATGCTTTTCACGACATCATTGCAGCAGGGTTATTTCATCCAGCTTTTTCCAATGTGAGCGAATATACTTTCAACCAACAACCTGTAATGTTACAACCTGTCGGTGGTATGGATGCTATTCCTTATGCGTTTGCCAAACGGTTAGAAGGAAAAGTACAGTACGAGGCTGTGGTTCAAGAAATAAGAAAAACGCAACCAGGCGTAAAGATTGTTTATAAAGACAAAACTGGTACAGTAAGAGAAATCAAAGCAGATTATTGTATTTGTACGATTCCATTGCCAGTACTTAAAAACATTCCGTCTGACCTTTCTTCCGATATGCGTCGTGCAATAGACTTTACGACCTATATGAATACTGGTAAAATTGGTTTGCAGTTCAAACGCCGTTTCTGGGAGGAGGATGATAAAATATTTGGTGGAATTTCGCGTACCAACATGGATATTACCCAAATATTTTATCCTTCTTACAGCTTTATGGGCAAAAAAGGCGTGCTTAAAGGTTATTATAATTTTCATGACCGAGCCGTAAAAATGGGTAACTTATCGCTTGCCGAAAGAGAAAAAGCCGCATTAGAACAAGGAGGAAAAATTCATCCACAATACCCAACCGAATTTGAAACTTCTTTTTCATTGGCATGGCAAAAAATTCCTTTTTCGCAAGGGGGCTGGGCTGAATACTCTGATGTACAACGTAAAAAATACTATCCCGCATTGATCAAGCCAGATGAAGAAATCTATTTGGCTGGCGAGCATACCAGTTATTTAACAGCATGGATGGCAGGAGCTTTTGAGTCGGCACGAGCCGTCGTAGAGCAGCTTCATCTACGTGTGAATGGCTCTTAG